Proteins from a genomic interval of Tenacibaculum sp. SZ-18:
- the typA gene encoding translational GTPase TypA, translating into MQPIRNIAIIAHVDHGKTTLVDKIIDQAKILDERKERTDLLLDNNDLERERGITILSKNVSVNYKGVKINVIDTPGHADFGGEVERVLKMADGVLLLVDAFEGPMPQTRFVLGKALELGLTPIVVVNKVDKENCTPDLVHEKVFDLMFALDATEEQLEYKTIYGSAKNGWMSEDWQEQTDSIVPLLDAVIETIPEAPYREGSPQMQITSLDYSSFKGRIAIGRVYRGDLEKNKEYMLCKADGSTKKVRIKELHVFEGMGKAETDKVRSGDICAVTGIDDFEIGDTIADLENPEALGRIEVDKPTMSMLFTINNSPFYGKEGKYVTSRHLRDRLYKETEKNLALRIEDTDTEDKFNVFGRGILHLSVLIETMRREGYELQVGRPQVIIKEVDGVKCEPYETLVIDVPEELASKAINLVTMRKGDLLVMEPKGDLQHLEFDIPSRGLIGLRNKLLTATQGEAIINHRLRGYDNYKGEFSDLVNGAIVSSETGKATAYAIDRLQDRGKFFIDPNQEIYKGQVVGENAKQDDLAVNLIKGKKLTNVRASGSDDGVKIAPKINMSLEECMEYIKDDEYLEVTPESLRMRKISFR; encoded by the coding sequence ATGCAACCGATAAGAAATATAGCAATTATTGCGCACGTAGATCATGGTAAAACTACCTTGGTAGATAAGATTATTGATCAAGCGAAAATTTTAGATGAGCGTAAGGAACGTACAGATTTACTATTAGATAATAACGATCTAGAAAGAGAAAGAGGAATTACGATCTTATCTAAGAATGTATCTGTTAATTATAAAGGTGTTAAGATTAACGTAATCGATACTCCAGGTCACGCTGACTTTGGTGGAGAAGTAGAGCGTGTATTAAAAATGGCAGATGGTGTTTTATTATTGGTTGATGCCTTTGAAGGTCCCATGCCACAAACTCGTTTTGTTTTAGGGAAAGCCTTGGAATTAGGTTTAACTCCGATTGTAGTAGTAAACAAAGTAGATAAAGAAAACTGTACTCCAGATTTAGTTCACGAGAAGGTTTTTGATTTAATGTTTGCACTAGATGCTACAGAAGAGCAATTAGAATATAAAACTATTTATGGTTCTGCTAAGAATGGCTGGATGAGTGAAGACTGGCAAGAACAGACAGATAGTATTGTACCATTGTTAGATGCTGTGATAGAAACCATTCCAGAAGCTCCTTATAGAGAAGGATCTCCACAGATGCAAATTACTTCATTAGATTATTCATCTTTTAAAGGAAGAATTGCTATTGGGAGAGTGTATCGTGGGGATTTAGAGAAGAATAAAGAGTACATGCTTTGTAAAGCAGATGGTTCTACAAAAAAAGTAAGAATTAAAGAATTACACGTATTTGAAGGAATGGGTAAGGCAGAAACTGACAAAGTAAGAAGTGGAGATATTTGTGCTGTTACTGGTATTGACGATTTCGAGATTGGTGACACTATTGCAGATTTAGAAAACCCAGAAGCATTAGGTAGAATTGAAGTGGATAAACCTACAATGAGTATGTTATTTACGATTAATAATTCTCCATTTTATGGAAAAGAAGGGAAATATGTAACTTCTCGTCATTTACGTGATCGATTATACAAAGAAACTGAGAAAAATTTGGCCTTAAGAATAGAAGATACAGATACTGAGGATAAGTTTAATGTATTCGGTCGTGGAATTCTTCACTTATCAGTTTTAATTGAAACAATGAGAAGAGAAGGTTATGAGTTACAAGTTGGTCGTCCACAAGTTATAATCAAGGAGGTTGATGGTGTGAAGTGTGAGCCTTATGAAACATTGGTAATTGATGTACCAGAGGAACTAGCGTCTAAGGCAATTAACTTGGTTACAATGCGTAAAGGAGATTTGTTGGTAATGGAACCAAAAGGCGATTTACAACACTTAGAGTTTGATATTCCTTCTCGTGGATTAATAGGTTTAAGAAATAAATTATTAACAGCAACTCAGGGAGAAGCTATTATTAACCATAGATTAAGAGGTTATGATAATTATAAAGGAGAGTTTAGCGACTTAGTAAATGGAGCTATAGTTTCTTCAGAGACTGGAAAGGCAACCGCTTATGCAATTGATCGTTTACAAGATAGAGGTAAATTTTTTATTGACCCGAACCAAGAGATTTACAAAGGCCAAGTTGTTGGAGAGAATGCAAAACAAGATGATTTAGCTGTAAATTTAATAAAAGGAAAGAAATTGACGAATGTTCGTGCCTCTGGTTCTGACGATGGTGTTAAAATAGCACCAAAGATTAATATGTCATTAGAAGAGTGCATGGAATACATCAAAGACGATGAATATTTGGAAGTTACTCCTGAGAGCTTAAGAATGAGAAAAATTAGCTTTAGATAA
- the fahA gene encoding fumarylacetoacetase gives MEITANNPNRKSWLKVDENSDFPIQNIPFGVFLTRDDIITIGTRIGDYAIDLGALHQLGYFEGIPLTDDIFLQDTLNDFIADGRKTWRLVRNRIAEIFDVKNGKLRDHAEHKDKIIFRMDEVEMLLPVQVGDYTDFYASKEHATNVGSLFRDPKNALMPNWLHIPIGYHGRSSSIIPSGTPIHRPIGQSRPTEEGGAPGFGPSKLLDFELEMAFITTVSNDLGDRISVTEAEDYIFGLVLFNDWSARDIQAWEYQPLGPFLGKNFASTISPWIVTLDALEPFRVDNPKQEPTPLPYLQHEGKHSFDINLQMAIQPENNEETVVCNSNFKYMYWTMAQQLAHHTVNGCPVEAGDMMGSGTISGPTQDSFGSMLELTWRGQNPIKMNDGSERKFINDNDTVIMRGFAKNDDVKIGFGECSGKVLPSKPL, from the coding sequence ATGGAAATAACAGCTAATAATCCGAATAGAAAATCGTGGCTGAAAGTTGATGAAAATTCAGATTTTCCAATTCAAAATATACCTTTTGGAGTTTTTTTAACTCGTGATGATATTATCACTATCGGTACTCGTATCGGTGACTATGCCATTGATTTAGGTGCATTACATCAATTAGGATATTTCGAAGGAATTCCTTTAACCGACGACATTTTTTTACAAGATACTTTAAATGATTTCATAGCAGATGGAAGAAAGACATGGCGTTTAGTAAGAAATAGAATTGCTGAAATATTTGATGTTAAAAATGGAAAATTAAGGGATCACGCTGAGCACAAAGACAAGATTATTTTCAGAATGGACGAAGTTGAAATGCTTTTACCTGTACAAGTTGGAGATTATACTGATTTTTATGCAAGTAAGGAACATGCTACTAATGTAGGAAGTCTTTTTAGAGATCCGAAAAATGCCTTAATGCCAAATTGGTTACATATTCCTATTGGATATCACGGAAGAAGCTCTTCAATCATTCCTTCAGGTACACCTATTCACAGACCTATCGGACAATCAAGACCAACAGAAGAAGGCGGAGCTCCAGGTTTTGGACCTTCTAAGCTATTAGACTTTGAATTAGAAATGGCATTCATCACAACGGTTTCTAATGATTTAGGAGATCGCATTTCTGTAACTGAAGCAGAAGACTATATTTTTGGTTTAGTTTTATTTAACGACTGGTCAGCAAGAGATATTCAAGCCTGGGAATACCAACCTTTAGGTCCTTTCTTAGGAAAGAATTTTGCTTCAACAATTTCTCCTTGGATAGTAACTTTAGATGCTTTAGAACCTTTTAGGGTAGATAATCCAAAGCAAGAACCAACTCCTTTACCTTATTTACAGCATGAAGGTAAGCATAGTTTTGATATAAATTTACAAATGGCCATTCAACCTGAAAATAATGAGGAAACTGTTGTTTGTAATTCAAACTTTAAATATATGTACTGGACGATGGCGCAACAACTGGCTCATCATACCGTTAATGGTTGTCCTGTAGAAGCTGGTGATATGATGGGAAGTGGAACCATTTCTGGGCCTACACAAGATAGTTTTGGATCCATGTTAGAATTAACTTGGAGAGGACAAAATCCTATTAAAATGAATGACGGTAGTGAACGCAAATTTATTAATGATAACGACACTGTTATTATGAGAGGTTTTGCTAAAAACGATGATGTAAAAATCGGTTTCGGTGAATGTTCTGGAAAAGTATTACCTTCAAAACCACTTTAA
- the ytxJ gene encoding bacillithiol system redox-active protein YtxJ: MGLLGNIFNKSEKNQNREKQEAKTNINWIPLTSVSQFTEIREKSKLKMVGIFKHSTRCIISRTVLKSFDQDFPKSVSDKIDMYYLDLLNFRDVSNEIGYEFQVMHQSPQLLLIHKGVTTLHASHYDITQINLEKIVK, encoded by the coding sequence ATGGGATTATTGGGAAATATATTTAATAAATCAGAAAAGAACCAAAACAGAGAAAAGCAAGAAGCGAAAACCAATATTAATTGGATACCATTAACTTCTGTTTCTCAGTTTACAGAAATAAGAGAAAAATCGAAATTGAAAATGGTTGGAATATTCAAACACTCTACGAGATGTATAATTAGTAGAACAGTTTTGAAAAGTTTTGATCAAGATTTTCCTAAAAGTGTTTCTGATAAAATAGACATGTACTATTTAGATCTTTTAAATTTTAGAGATGTCTCAAACGAAATAGGATACGAGTTTCAAGTAATGCATCAATCCCCACAATTGTTATTAATTCATAAAGGAGTAACTACTTTGCATGCTTCACATTACGATATTACTCAGATAAATCTTGAAAAAATTGTCAAATAA
- a CDS encoding DEAD/DEAH box helicase gives MSTTETKNKVGKSLYDYQKEALFKIFKSFENAPENYHLLYQLPTGGGKTVIFSEITRQYLKHYKKKVLIMTHRIELCKQTARMLGEFDVENKIIDSKASLDDQDEFDCFVAMVETLNNRLNDDILDISDVGLVIIDEAHYNSFTKLFKFFNKSFILGVTATPLSSNIKMPMKDNYDELIVGESIAALINNEYLAKANVYSYNVGLTSLEVGANGDYTVKSSEDLYTNTNMLSKLLQAYEERAKGTKTLIFNNGINTSLYVYDTFKRAGYPIAHLDNTNTKKERDAILKWFNQTPNAIITSVSILTTGFDEPSVQSIILNRATKSLTLYYQMIGRGSRIIPGKSTFNVIDLGNNFHRFGPWGADLDWQKMFRAPNFYLDNLLTDEDIESSFRYELPEAVREEFANTKDEDLYFDVKRVYVDTIQSGQSSKKVLEKSIEHHARMCVQNSEDVFDALLLAKKLGGDIDDRIHRYSKCICKSTHNFIDWLQDDYRKKLNSYLRANFDEVYEDIFGHPPPEE, from the coding sequence TTGAGTACTACAGAAACTAAAAATAAAGTGGGTAAAAGTCTTTACGATTACCAGAAAGAGGCACTGTTTAAAATATTTAAAAGTTTCGAAAACGCCCCTGAAAATTATCATTTACTTTACCAATTGCCAACTGGTGGGGGAAAAACGGTAATTTTCTCAGAGATTACTCGTCAATATTTAAAGCATTACAAGAAAAAAGTGCTGATTATGACTCACCGTATTGAGTTATGTAAGCAAACGGCAAGAATGTTAGGAGAGTTTGATGTCGAGAATAAAATCATCGATAGTAAGGCAAGTTTAGACGATCAGGATGAATTTGATTGCTTTGTTGCAATGGTTGAAACCTTAAATAACAGATTAAATGATGATATTCTAGATATTTCAGATGTAGGTTTGGTCATTATAGATGAGGCGCATTATAATTCTTTTACGAAATTATTTAAATTCTTTAATAAGTCTTTCATCTTAGGTGTTACGGCAACACCTTTGAGTTCAAATATTAAAATGCCAATGAAGGATAACTACGATGAGTTAATCGTAGGAGAAAGCATTGCAGCATTGATTAATAATGAATATTTAGCCAAAGCAAATGTTTATTCCTACAACGTTGGTTTAACCTCTCTTGAGGTTGGCGCTAACGGAGATTATACAGTTAAATCTTCAGAAGATTTATATACAAATACAAATATGCTTTCTAAGCTTTTACAAGCTTATGAAGAAAGAGCGAAAGGAACTAAGACGCTAATATTTAATAATGGTATAAATACATCTTTATATGTTTATGATACTTTTAAGCGAGCTGGATATCCGATTGCACATTTAGATAATACAAATACGAAGAAAGAGCGTGATGCTATATTAAAATGGTTTAATCAAACCCCAAATGCAATTATTACTTCTGTAAGTATCCTAACAACTGGATTTGATGAACCTTCTGTTCAATCTATTATTTTGAACAGAGCAACAAAATCGTTAACGTTATATTATCAAATGATTGGTCGTGGTTCTAGAATTATACCTGGAAAATCTACGTTTAATGTAATTGATTTAGGTAACAATTTCCACAGATTTGGACCATGGGGTGCTGATTTAGATTGGCAAAAAATGTTTAGAGCTCCTAACTTTTATTTAGATAATTTATTGACTGATGAAGATATTGAGAGTAGCTTTAGATATGAGCTACCTGAAGCCGTTAGAGAGGAGTTTGCAAATACTAAAGATGAAGATTTATATTTTGATGTTAAAAGGGTCTATGTAGATACAATTCAATCAGGACAAAGTTCAAAGAAAGTGTTAGAAAAATCTATTGAGCATCATGCAAGAATGTGTGTTCAAAATAGTGAAGATGTATTTGATGCTTTGTTACTAGCCAAAAAGTTAGGAGGAGATATAGATGATAGAATTCATAGATACTCGAAATGTATTTGTAAATCTACTCACAATTTTATTGACTGGTTACAAGATGATTACAGAAAGAAACTAAATTCATATTTAAGAGCTAATTTTGATGAAGTTTATGAGGATATTTTTGGTCATCCACCACCAGAAGAATAA